A genomic window from Panthera tigris isolate Pti1 chromosome B4, P.tigris_Pti1_mat1.1, whole genome shotgun sequence includes:
- the ZCRB1 gene encoding zinc finger CCHC-type and RNA-binding motif-containing protein 1 isoform X1 — translation MSGGLAPSKSTVYVSNLPFSLTNNDLYRIFSKYGKVVKVTIMKDKDTRKSKGVAFILFLDKDSAQNCTRAINNKQLFGRVIKASIAIDNGRAAEFIRRRNYFDKSKCYECGESGHLSYACPKNMLGEREPPKKKEKKKKKKIPEPEEEIEEVEESEDEGEDPALDSLSQAIAFQQAKIEEEQKKWKPSSGGPSTSDDSRRPRIKKSTYFSDEEELSD, via the exons atgaGTGGTGGATTGGCCCCAAGTAAAAGCACAGTGTATGTATCCAACTTGCCCTTTTCCCTGACCAACAATGACTTATACCGG atattttccaaatatgGCAAAGTTGTAAA GGTTACTATAATGAAAGATAAAGATACCAGGAAGAGCAAAGgagttgcatttattttatttttggataaaGACTCTGCACAAAACTGTACCAGGGCAATAAACAACAAACAG TTATTTGGTAGAGTGATAAAAGCAAGCATTGCTATCGACAATGGAAGAGCAGCTGAGTTCATCCGAAGACGAAACTACTTTGATAAATCTAAGTGTTATGAATGTGGG gaaagtggACATTTAAGTTATGCCTGTCCTAAAAATATGCTTGGAGAACGTGAACctccaaagaagaaagagaaaaagaaaaaaaagaaaattcctgaaCCAGAAGAAGAAAT tgaagaagtagaagaaagtgAAGATGAAGGGGAAGATCCTGCCCTTGACAGCCTTAGTCAGGCCATAGCTTTCCAG CAAGCCAAgattgaagaagaacaaaaaaaatggaaaccgaGTTCAGGGGGTCCCTCAACATCAGATGACTCAAGACGCCCAAGGATAAAGAAAAGCACATATTTCAGTGATGAAGAAGAACTGAgtgattaa
- the ZCRB1 gene encoding zinc finger CCHC-type and RNA-binding motif-containing protein 1 isoform X2 has protein sequence MKDKDTRKSKGVAFILFLDKDSAQNCTRAINNKQLFGRVIKASIAIDNGRAAEFIRRRNYFDKSKCYECGESGHLSYACPKNMLGEREPPKKKEKKKKKKIPEPEEEIEEVEESEDEGEDPALDSLSQAIAFQQAKIEEEQKKWKPSSGGPSTSDDSRRPRIKKSTYFSDEEELSD, from the exons ATGAAAGATAAAGATACCAGGAAGAGCAAAGgagttgcatttattttatttttggataaaGACTCTGCACAAAACTGTACCAGGGCAATAAACAACAAACAG TTATTTGGTAGAGTGATAAAAGCAAGCATTGCTATCGACAATGGAAGAGCAGCTGAGTTCATCCGAAGACGAAACTACTTTGATAAATCTAAGTGTTATGAATGTGGG gaaagtggACATTTAAGTTATGCCTGTCCTAAAAATATGCTTGGAGAACGTGAACctccaaagaagaaagagaaaaagaaaaaaaagaaaattcctgaaCCAGAAGAAGAAAT tgaagaagtagaagaaagtgAAGATGAAGGGGAAGATCCTGCCCTTGACAGCCTTAGTCAGGCCATAGCTTTCCAG CAAGCCAAgattgaagaagaacaaaaaaaatggaaaccgaGTTCAGGGGGTCCCTCAACATCAGATGACTCAAGACGCCCAAGGATAAAGAAAAGCACATATTTCAGTGATGAAGAAGAACTGAgtgattaa